The DNA segment GGCATGCTGATGTCCATCAATATGACTTCCGGAAGAGGATGAAGGTCTATTTTTTCCCTCATCTCTGCTCCGTTGGCCGCATCAAAAACAATGTTCACTTCGGGAAATTCTGACAACAGGCTAATGAGGCCCTGGCGAAATAAGGTATGGTCATCAATGATGGCTATTGGGATGCTTTTATAATCCATGGGTATTAAAAAAAGGCTATTAGTAGGGAATTGTGATGGTGATTTTAGTCCCGGTTCCAGGCGCAGTATCAAAAGATACTGTTCCGCCAATCATAGCTACTCTTTTTTGTATATTCTGCAGGCCCATGCCTTTATGCAGTTTCTTGATTTCAGTAAAGTTAAATCCAATTCCGTCATCAGCTATTGATAAAATTAACAGGTCATTTATAAATTCCAAGTTAATAATTATTTCCAATGCTTTTGCATGCCGGATAATATTATGGAGGGTTTCCTGAAATAAGCGAAAGATAATCGTTTCTTTATCGGCCTTTGCGGGCAATGTTTTCACTGTACTGTGATAACTGATCTTGTAAAGCTGAGATTTCTCCACCCAGTCCAGTTCAAATGCAATTGCACCAATTAAGCCCCTGCTGATGAGTTCTTCTCCATCTAATAATCTGGAGAGTGCCCTGACTTCCTTTACCGATCTTTTGGCCAGGTCCTCTGCCGCCGCAATTTTCTCCATCGCCTTCTCGGGATCGTTAATATTGATAGAACTTAGTGTGATGATGGTCAAGCCAAGCAACTGTCCGATATTGTCATGAAGGTCG comes from the Pedobacter sp. FW305-3-2-15-E-R2A2 genome and includes:
- a CDS encoding sensor histidine kinase, encoding MQISSKEVFFLISLITIIFLIAPLFLIAYVSLYNRRKKKHNEETESLKRSFENELLKSQMEVQEQTLKTIAYDLHDNIGQLLGLTIITLSSININDPEKAMEKIAAAEDLAKRSVKEVRALSRLLDGEELISRGLIGAIAFELDWVEKSQLYKISYHSTVKTLPAKADKETIIFRLFQETLHNIIRHAKALEIIINLEFINDLLILSIADDGIGFNFTEIKKLHKGMGLQNIQKRVAMIGGTVSFDTAPGTGTKITITIPY